The following proteins are co-located in the Rhodococcus opacus B4 genome:
- a CDS encoding SDR family oxidoreductase, translating into MPFNDYRTALVTGANTGMGAAVTEILTKRGLTVYGVARNKERLDEVAEKTGMIPLAVDITDIDALSAAVEGREIDVLINNAGVSATGNILDASADSVDAMVDVNLRAVLHLCRLLMPGMVERDLGHIVNISSIAGLYNFYGHTAYHATKAAVHQISRQLRNDTIGKRIRVTEICPGRVETEIFGRNLGGSPEAMKEAWETYYEGFESITTKDIADTIEFAIDAPRHVNLGLIEIMPTFQVPGGLDFVRRND; encoded by the coding sequence ATGCCATTCAACGACTACCGGACCGCACTCGTCACCGGCGCCAACACCGGAATGGGCGCCGCGGTCACCGAGATCCTCACCAAGCGGGGTCTCACCGTCTACGGCGTCGCCCGCAACAAGGAGCGGCTCGACGAGGTGGCGGAGAAGACGGGCATGATCCCGTTGGCCGTCGACATCACCGACATCGACGCCCTGAGCGCCGCCGTCGAGGGGCGCGAGATCGACGTGCTGATCAACAACGCGGGGGTCTCGGCCACCGGCAACATCCTGGACGCGTCCGCCGACTCGGTCGACGCCATGGTCGACGTCAACCTCCGCGCGGTGCTGCACCTGTGCCGGCTGCTGATGCCGGGGATGGTCGAGCGGGACCTCGGCCACATCGTCAACATCAGCTCCATCGCGGGCCTGTACAACTTCTACGGCCACACCGCGTACCACGCCACGAAGGCTGCGGTGCACCAGATCTCGCGGCAACTCCGCAACGACACCATCGGCAAGCGCATCCGGGTGACCGAGATCTGCCCCGGCCGGGTCGAGACCGAGATCTTCGGACGCAATCTGGGCGGCTCCCCGGAGGCCATGAAGGAGGCGTGGGAGACGTATTACGAAGGCTTCGAATCCATCACGACGAAGGACATCGCCGACACGATCGAGTTCGCGATCGACGCCCCGCGCCACGTCAACCTCGGCCTGATCGAGATCATGCCCACCTTCCAGGTTCCGGGCGGACTCGACTTCGTCCGGCGCAACGATTGA
- the nac gene encoding nitrogen assimilation transcriptional regulator NAC, whose product MFSFVRIVDAGSITRAADILHIAQPALSQQMTALETHFGQQLLIRSKQGVEPTDAGRALYRHAQVILRQVESAQAEVSVVGRELAGGVSVGLAPYSTVSSIALPLLTAVRSRYPSILLHINENFGGVLSEAMMTGRMDMALLYDAGPIKGVNFERLLTEELMVVAPAGTGLPGDSGTAVAIKDLVDLPLLLPGPMHTIRKVVEQAYEHAFEHARVVGEVESVTLMAQAVRNGLGATVLPFSVARRIMNVENLELRRIEPSIEVQVSLGTPANQPLSGPAEAVREVLRSVVANYIRTSSEAERGPQ is encoded by the coding sequence TTGTTCTCATTCGTCCGCATAGTCGACGCCGGAAGCATCACGCGGGCGGCGGACATACTGCACATCGCGCAGCCGGCGCTCAGCCAGCAGATGACGGCGTTGGAAACGCACTTCGGTCAGCAACTGCTGATCCGCAGCAAGCAGGGAGTGGAACCCACCGACGCGGGGCGTGCGCTGTACCGGCACGCACAGGTGATCCTGCGGCAGGTGGAGAGCGCTCAGGCCGAGGTGAGCGTCGTCGGCCGGGAACTGGCGGGCGGTGTCTCCGTCGGACTCGCGCCGTACAGCACGGTCAGTTCGATCGCGCTGCCACTCCTCACCGCGGTGCGGTCGCGCTACCCCAGCATCCTGCTGCACATCAACGAGAACTTCGGCGGCGTGCTGAGCGAGGCCATGATGACGGGCCGGATGGACATGGCGCTGCTGTACGACGCCGGGCCGATCAAGGGAGTCAACTTCGAGCGTCTGCTCACCGAGGAATTGATGGTCGTCGCCCCGGCGGGCACCGGTCTGCCCGGCGACTCCGGGACGGCCGTCGCCATCAAGGACCTCGTCGATCTGCCACTGCTGCTGCCCGGCCCGATGCACACGATCCGCAAGGTGGTGGAGCAGGCCTACGAGCACGCCTTCGAGCACGCACGGGTGGTCGGCGAGGTGGAATCGGTGACACTGATGGCACAGGCCGTCCGAAACGGTCTGGGCGCGACGGTATTACCGTTCTCGGTGGCACGCCGGATCATGAATGTGGAGAACCTGGAACTTCGCCGGATCGAACCGTCGATCGAAGTCCAGGTCTCCCTCGGGACCCCCGCCAACCAGCCGCTGTCGGGGCCGGCGGAGGCCGTGCGCGAGGTGCTGCGCAGTGTCGTGGCCAACTACATCAGGACCAGTTCGGAAGCCGAACGCGGCCCTCAGTAG
- a CDS encoding MFS transporter: MTNAISPDTAGHTPQHEVQPRQLRKVVLAGCVGIFVELYDNGIFAFMATALAIVFFDVSKSSDALMLVFAGYAISFFVRPLGAVVCGILGDRIGRQKMLVFVIMLISVATAGIGILPTYAAIGVAAPALLILLRILQGFSVGGEAAGAMTFLAEHSPEGKRGLITSYAQIASFLALLTGTLVAFAMSPWLNEAAINGGGPASWAWRVPFLVAIPMGVIGWYIRRAISDTPNFEKLKAEGGLSRNPLKEAFATPEHRKAMLLALFIPLMNGSGYYVLFSYMPTFLKGENIGFSTGTALLVTAASLVAICIAIPFMGALSDRVGRKRVIAGAAIAMAVGAIPCYALIATGNFALAVLGACVMAVIFAGHTAVIHILIVELFPTRVRYSAYGLGYNISSAVFGGTAPLLMTWLIPQFGIYVPAVYAVVTALGTLIAVSTVTDRAHVPLRDTL; the protein is encoded by the coding sequence ATGACCAACGCGATCTCACCCGACACGGCCGGGCACACGCCCCAACACGAGGTGCAACCCCGCCAGCTCCGCAAGGTCGTTCTCGCCGGCTGCGTGGGCATCTTCGTCGAGCTCTACGACAACGGCATCTTCGCCTTCATGGCGACCGCCCTGGCCATCGTCTTCTTCGACGTCTCCAAGTCGAGTGACGCGCTGATGCTCGTCTTCGCCGGTTACGCGATCTCGTTCTTCGTGCGACCTCTCGGCGCGGTCGTCTGCGGCATCCTGGGCGACAGGATCGGCAGGCAGAAGATGCTCGTCTTCGTCATCATGCTGATCAGCGTCGCCACCGCGGGAATCGGCATTCTCCCGACCTACGCCGCGATCGGCGTCGCCGCACCCGCGTTGCTGATCCTCCTGCGCATCCTGCAGGGATTCTCTGTGGGCGGCGAGGCGGCGGGAGCCATGACCTTCCTCGCCGAGCACTCACCGGAGGGCAAGCGCGGACTCATCACCAGCTACGCCCAGATCGCGTCCTTCCTGGCCCTGCTCACGGGCACCCTGGTGGCGTTCGCGATGTCGCCGTGGCTCAACGAGGCCGCCATCAACGGCGGCGGTCCGGCCAGCTGGGCCTGGCGTGTGCCGTTCCTCGTCGCGATCCCGATGGGCGTCATCGGCTGGTACATCCGGCGGGCGATCAGCGACACCCCGAACTTCGAGAAGCTCAAGGCGGAAGGCGGACTGTCCCGCAACCCGTTGAAGGAAGCGTTCGCGACCCCCGAGCATCGCAAAGCGATGCTGCTCGCGCTGTTCATCCCGCTGATGAACGGTTCCGGCTACTACGTGCTCTTCTCCTACATGCCGACGTTCCTCAAGGGCGAGAACATCGGCTTCTCCACCGGCACCGCCCTGCTCGTGACCGCGGCGAGTCTGGTGGCGATCTGCATCGCCATTCCCTTCATGGGTGCCCTCTCGGACCGCGTCGGCCGCAAGCGGGTCATCGCCGGTGCGGCGATCGCCATGGCCGTCGGCGCCATCCCCTGTTACGCCCTGATCGCGACCGGCAACTTCGCGCTCGCGGTGCTCGGAGCGTGCGTCATGGCCGTGATCTTCGCCGGCCACACCGCCGTCATCCACATCCTCATCGTCGAACTCTTCCCCACCCGGGTGCGGTACTCGGCGTACGGTCTGGGCTACAACATCTCCTCCGCAGTGTTCGGCGGCACCGCGCCGCTGCTGATGACCTGGCTGATCCCGCAGTTCGGGATCTACGTCCCCGCGGTCTACGCCGTCGTCACCGCACTGGGAACCCTCATCGCCGTCAGCACCGTCACCGACCGGGCGCACGTGCCGCTCCGTGACACGCTCTGA
- a CDS encoding SDR family oxidoreductase: MSSHRSFDVEGKIALVTGSSRGIGFALANGLAEAGAEVVLNGRDAAALARSRDEIVRATGATVHTCAFDVTAPEEVAAAAQRVEDEIGPVEIVVNNTGVQHRSPLLEFGDDDFRRVLDTNLSSAFFVGREFARAMVERGHGKIVNICSVQSELGRAGIAPYAASKGGLKMLTRGMCADWAPLGLQANAIAPGYFDTQLTEALVNDAEFSAWLTKRTPAGRWGSTDELVGALLFLSSPASDFVNGQILYVDGGLTAVV; encoded by the coding sequence GTGAGTTCGCATCGGAGCTTCGACGTCGAGGGCAAGATTGCGCTCGTCACCGGGTCGAGCCGGGGAATCGGATTCGCACTCGCCAACGGACTCGCCGAGGCGGGCGCGGAGGTCGTGCTCAACGGACGCGACGCGGCAGCCCTGGCGCGCAGCCGCGACGAGATCGTCCGCGCCACCGGTGCGACAGTCCACACCTGCGCCTTCGACGTCACCGCTCCCGAGGAGGTCGCCGCGGCCGCGCAGCGGGTCGAGGACGAGATAGGTCCCGTCGAGATCGTCGTGAACAACACCGGCGTCCAGCACCGCAGCCCCCTGCTCGAGTTCGGCGACGACGACTTCCGGCGCGTTCTCGACACCAACCTGAGCAGCGCCTTCTTCGTCGGCCGCGAGTTCGCGCGGGCGATGGTCGAACGCGGGCACGGCAAGATCGTCAACATCTGCTCCGTGCAGAGTGAACTCGGCCGGGCGGGCATCGCCCCGTACGCCGCCAGCAAGGGCGGGCTGAAGATGCTCACCCGCGGAATGTGCGCCGACTGGGCACCATTGGGACTGCAGGCCAACGCCATCGCACCCGGCTACTTCGACACCCAGCTCACGGAAGCGCTCGTGAACGACGCCGAGTTCAGTGCGTGGCTCACGAAACGCACTCCGGCCGGACGGTGGGGCAGCACGGACGAACTCGTGGGTGCACTGCTCTTCCTCTCCTCGCCGGCGTCGGACTTCGTGAACGGCCAGATCCTGTATGTCGACGGCGGACTGACCGCCGTAGTCTGA
- a CDS encoding 5-oxoprolinase subunit B family protein has translation MSGVTSIRPHREFVLADCGDSAVRLTSLSPDAEERWQAVHAVAAALDARGDDVAVTGIIPTYDSLLVEFDCAATTHDAIRALVERLIELPAQPSTRGSRQFEIPVVYGGEFGPDLDDVAAHLALSPSEVIRLHSARPLTMRCFGSPGGAPMLDGPAFPRPVPRRTIPRPHVPAGAVAVAGRQAVISARPAPGGWPVIGRTPLTIVDPATEPLSDFRPGDTFLFVPITAAEWSTYEGVRHG, from the coding sequence GTGTCCGGTGTGACGAGCATCCGGCCGCACCGCGAGTTCGTCCTCGCGGATTGCGGGGACTCCGCGGTCCGCCTGACGTCGCTGTCCCCGGACGCCGAGGAGCGCTGGCAGGCGGTCCACGCGGTCGCCGCCGCGCTCGACGCCCGGGGCGACGACGTCGCGGTCACCGGCATCATCCCCACCTACGACTCGCTGCTGGTCGAATTCGATTGCGCTGCAACGACCCATGACGCCATCCGTGCGCTGGTCGAACGGCTGATCGAGCTTCCGGCGCAACCCTCGACCCGCGGTTCGCGACAGTTCGAGATCCCGGTCGTCTACGGGGGAGAATTCGGACCCGACCTCGACGACGTGGCGGCACACCTCGCACTCTCCCCGTCCGAGGTGATCCGACTGCACAGCGCCCGCCCGCTGACCATGCGCTGCTTCGGGTCCCCGGGCGGCGCCCCCATGCTCGACGGCCCCGCGTTCCCGCGGCCCGTTCCCCGCCGCACGATTCCGCGGCCGCACGTTCCGGCGGGCGCGGTGGCGGTCGCGGGCAGGCAGGCCGTCATCTCGGCGCGACCGGCGCCCGGCGGCTGGCCGGTGATCGGCCGGACGCCCCTGACCATCGTCGATCCGGCGACGGAACCGCTGTCCGACTTCCGTCCCGGCGACACGTTCCTCTTCGTGCCGATCACCGCGGCCGAGTGGTCGACGTACGAGGGGGTCCGGCATGGCTGA
- a CDS encoding biotin-dependent carboxyltransferase family protein: protein MAESITVTTPGLTSIQDLGRLRGSRFGQMTGGASDQYSADVANALVGSHRTAPLLEIVALDFGAVVSVDLLVAVTGAPAEVQVGGVTRPQWEPFVWTAGEELTVRGIHDGLRVYLAVHGSIAAPSLLGSCAPDSVLGFGRQLTVGESVAIDVDGPPIDHPYFRVPLFRLGAEPASFTGHWTIDVTDGPDVHEFGATAARLYDTPFVIGDNTNHIGLRLTPADPGSDVPRRDRSTEVLSRGVPIGAVEVPAGNEILVLHRGRGVTAGYPVLAVVTATALSRLGQARPGQEVRFRKVSVPEAVDGYRSQRRSIALLRSRVANAFASLRIPTHTDTTSTQHHSVPQMESA, encoded by the coding sequence ATGGCTGAATCGATCACCGTCACGACCCCCGGGCTCACCTCGATCCAGGATCTCGGGCGCCTCCGGGGCTCCCGGTTCGGGCAGATGACCGGGGGAGCCTCGGACCAGTACAGCGCCGACGTGGCGAACGCGCTGGTCGGGAGTCACCGCACCGCGCCGCTGCTCGAAATCGTCGCCCTGGATTTCGGCGCCGTCGTGAGCGTCGACCTGCTCGTCGCCGTGACCGGCGCACCGGCGGAGGTACAGGTCGGCGGTGTCACCCGCCCCCAGTGGGAGCCGTTCGTGTGGACCGCAGGCGAAGAACTCACCGTCCGCGGGATCCACGACGGGCTCCGCGTCTACCTCGCCGTGCACGGATCGATCGCCGCGCCGTCCCTGCTCGGCAGCTGCGCCCCCGACTCGGTTCTCGGTTTCGGCCGGCAACTGACGGTCGGCGAGTCCGTCGCCATCGACGTCGACGGACCGCCGATCGACCACCCGTACTTCCGGGTCCCGCTGTTCCGGCTCGGCGCCGAGCCCGCATCCTTCACCGGACACTGGACCATCGACGTGACCGACGGTCCCGACGTGCACGAGTTCGGCGCGACAGCCGCCCGGCTGTACGACACCCCCTTCGTCATCGGGGACAACACGAACCACATCGGTCTCCGCCTGACGCCGGCCGATCCGGGGAGCGACGTTCCCCGGCGGGACCGATCGACGGAAGTGCTCTCCCGCGGGGTACCGATCGGCGCCGTCGAGGTTCCCGCGGGCAACGAGATCCTCGTCCTGCATCGGGGCCGGGGCGTGACGGCCGGATATCCGGTGCTCGCGGTCGTGACCGCCACCGCGCTGTCACGGCTCGGCCAGGCGCGCCCCGGCCAGGAGGTGCGGTTCAGAAAGGTTAGCGTCCCCGAAGCCGTGGACGGTTACCGGAGCCAACGACGCTCGATCGCGCTGCTGCGGTCCCGCGTGGCGAACGCCTTCGCCAGTCTTCGGATCCCCACTCACACAGACACGACATCCACCCAGCACCACTCTGTACCCCAGATGGAGTCAGCATGA
- a CDS encoding D-isomer specific 2-hydroxyacid dehydrogenase family protein — protein sequence MMPNTATPRIHLGPNPDAALMRGIERGGGILAPLDDAEAVVWAQGPDTFPAELPDAVRWVQLPSAGVEPWISAGIVDTDRAWTSAAGAYAGNVAEHGVLLLLAGVRALTEQVRATSWRKAEFDPQVGTLRGATVAIVGCGGIGRAMIPLLAAFGADVLAVTRSGTPVPGASETLPADRTPEVWSRADHFVIAAPATSATAHLVDESALAQMKSTAWIVNVARGSLIDTEGLVRALRAGSIGGAALDVTDPEPLPDGHPLWTLPNAIVTPHVANPATGLTRLLADHVASNVERFAAGAPLLAPIDPARGY from the coding sequence ATGATGCCGAACACTGCAACGCCCCGTATCCACCTCGGACCGAACCCCGACGCCGCCCTGATGCGGGGGATCGAGAGGGGCGGTGGCATTCTCGCCCCGCTCGACGACGCCGAAGCCGTCGTCTGGGCGCAGGGCCCCGACACGTTCCCGGCGGAACTGCCGGACGCCGTGCGCTGGGTTCAGCTGCCCTCGGCGGGTGTGGAGCCCTGGATCTCCGCGGGAATCGTCGACACCGACCGGGCCTGGACGTCCGCGGCCGGTGCCTATGCCGGCAACGTCGCGGAACACGGAGTCCTACTGCTCCTGGCCGGGGTCCGTGCCCTCACCGAGCAGGTGCGCGCGACGTCGTGGCGCAAGGCCGAGTTCGACCCCCAGGTGGGCACGCTGCGCGGAGCGACGGTCGCCATCGTCGGCTGCGGCGGCATCGGCCGGGCGATGATCCCGCTGCTCGCCGCGTTCGGGGCCGACGTGCTGGCGGTGACTCGCTCGGGCACCCCGGTCCCGGGTGCGTCCGAGACGCTGCCGGCCGACCGGACGCCGGAAGTCTGGTCCAGAGCAGATCATTTCGTCATTGCCGCACCGGCGACGTCGGCCACTGCGCATCTCGTCGACGAGTCCGCGCTGGCCCAGATGAAATCGACGGCGTGGATCGTCAACGTGGCACGCGGTTCCCTCATCGACACCGAAGGTCTGGTCCGCGCACTGCGCGCCGGGTCGATCGGCGGCGCGGCACTCGACGTCACCGACCCGGAACCGCTGCCCGACGGGCATCCGCTCTGGACCCTCCCGAACGCGATCGTCACGCCGCACGTCGCGAATCCCGCGACCGGGCTGACCAGGTTGCTCGCCGACCACGTCGCGTCCAACGTCGAACGCTTCGCCGCGGGCGCGCCTCTGCTGGCCCCGATCGATCCGGCCCGGGGCTACTGA
- a CDS encoding LamB/YcsF family protein codes for MTVTIDLVADLGESFGAWTMGDDDALLDVLTSANVACGFHAGDPRTMDATVRGCVARGIGIGAHPSFPDLAGFGRRAMDLTADEVRTDVLYQLGALHAFATAHGTSLSHLAPHGRLGNLVATRADYACAVVDAVEAFDPRLIVLAQDGELADHARARGLRVAIVAIVDRAYRADGTLVPRSEAGAVISDRDALVSRTVQMVTEGFVDAVDGTRIPIEADTVLLHGDGADAVGNARAIREALIRAGVVIAPVTEVLEARAEKESASCPV; via the coding sequence GTGACTGTCACGATCGATCTCGTCGCCGACCTCGGCGAGAGCTTCGGCGCTTGGACGATGGGCGACGACGACGCACTGCTCGACGTGCTGACGTCCGCCAACGTCGCGTGCGGCTTTCACGCCGGCGACCCCAGGACCATGGATGCGACGGTCCGAGGGTGCGTCGCCCGCGGAATCGGCATCGGCGCGCACCCCAGTTTCCCCGATCTCGCCGGGTTCGGTCGGCGCGCGATGGACCTCACCGCCGACGAGGTCCGCACGGACGTTCTGTACCAACTGGGCGCGCTGCACGCCTTCGCGACGGCCCACGGCACGTCGCTCTCACACCTCGCACCGCACGGTCGGCTGGGAAACCTCGTCGCGACCCGCGCCGACTACGCGTGCGCCGTCGTCGATGCGGTGGAGGCGTTCGACCCGCGGCTCATCGTCCTCGCCCAGGACGGAGAACTCGCTGATCACGCCCGTGCGCGGGGGCTCCGGGTGGCCATCGTCGCCATCGTCGACCGTGCCTACCGGGCGGACGGCACCCTGGTGCCGCGGTCCGAGGCCGGCGCCGTGATTTCCGACCGGGACGCACTGGTGTCGCGCACGGTGCAGATGGTGACCGAGGGGTTCGTCGACGCCGTCGACGGCACGCGCATCCCGATCGAAGCCGACACGGTGCTGCTGCACGGCGACGGCGCCGACGCGGTAGGCAACGCGCGCGCGATCCGGGAGGCCCTGATTCGCGCGGGCGTAGTCATCGCCCCCGTCACCGAGGTGCTCGAGGCCAGGGCCGAGAAGGAGTCCGCGTCGTGTCCGGTGTGA
- a CDS encoding gluconokinase: protein MSGDQLPHIVVMGVTGCGKTTVAQKLSALTGHLFLDADDLHPPSNVAKMAAGIPLTDDDRAPWLGLVRNRLQELSGQGRRGVVACSALRRGYRMILRDLSEPVLFVHLTGDPQVIRDRMHARSGHFMPPALLDSQFALLEPLDADEFGIALDVAPAPDLIARSAVEYLHEERKVVTQ, encoded by the coding sequence ATGAGTGGCGATCAGCTACCCCACATCGTGGTGATGGGGGTGACCGGCTGCGGGAAGACGACAGTCGCGCAGAAACTTTCCGCACTGACCGGGCACCTCTTCCTCGACGCCGACGATCTGCACCCGCCATCGAACGTCGCGAAAATGGCCGCCGGCATCCCACTGACCGACGACGACCGGGCGCCGTGGCTGGGACTCGTCCGGAACCGGCTGCAGGAGTTGTCCGGACAGGGACGGCGCGGTGTGGTGGCGTGTTCGGCGCTGCGGCGCGGCTATCGGATGATCCTCCGCGACCTCTCCGAGCCGGTGCTGTTCGTGCACCTCACGGGCGACCCGCAAGTGATCCGCGACCGGATGCACGCACGGAGCGGGCACTTCATGCCGCCTGCGCTGCTCGATTCCCAGTTCGCGCTCCTCGAGCCGCTCGACGCCGACGAGTTCGGTATCGCCCTGGATGTCGCTCCGGCGCCGGACCTGATCGCCCGGTCCGCTGTCGAATACCTGCACGAAGAACGAAAGGTCGTCACACAGTGA
- a CDS encoding thiamine pyrophosphate-dependent enzyme, translated as MAEQIDDYFTSVVSGLVPGESRPGVGPEDPIQPPSPLSVQGALDLFDAQVGSRHLDLAARWLRSRGQGFYTIGSSGHESNAAVAAALRPTDPALLHYRSGGFFLARAQQVDGSDPLRDILLGLVAATEEPISGGRHKVFGRHDLNIIPQTSTIASHLPRAVGVAFSIARAAKLRVPSPWPADAVAVCSFGDASANHSTAVGAINTAVQSAFQGLPLPLLLVCEDNGIGISTKTPPGWIAANFGNRAGLAYFEADGFDLPATYATATRAADWVRRNRKPAFLHLRTVRLMGHAGSDLESAYRTSAEITDDFDRDPVLCTARLLIDHGHLSPTDVLARYEDKRTEVLQLAREVAELPQLNSPAAVMRPLTDSADQAAAAVPERVDPVRRVEFLGSPLPEEEGRLTLALSINRALLDVLARYPEALVFGEDVARKGGVYGVTRGLMKKAGSARVFDTLLDEQAILGLALGAGVSGLLPIPEIQYLAYLHNAADQIRGEGATLQFFSDRQYRNPMVVRIAGYGYQKGFGGHFHNDNAVAALRDIPGVVVASPSRPDDAAAMMHTCAAAARTAGTVCVFLEPIALYHTRDLYEDGDGLWLTAYPDPDIHVPIGSARTYGEGTDLTIVTFGNGVRMSLRVARRLEQAHIAARVVDIRWLAPLPVHDIVREANATGRVLVVDETRQSGGVSEGVVAALVDDGFTGALARVTSDDSFIPLGDAALEVLLSEETIEAAAVKLVSR; from the coding sequence ATGGCCGAACAGATCGACGATTACTTCACCTCTGTCGTGTCGGGGCTGGTCCCCGGGGAGAGCCGCCCCGGGGTCGGTCCGGAGGATCCGATCCAGCCGCCGTCCCCGTTGTCGGTGCAGGGCGCGCTGGACCTCTTCGACGCCCAGGTCGGCAGCAGGCATCTCGATCTGGCGGCCCGCTGGCTGCGGTCGCGAGGTCAGGGTTTCTACACGATCGGCTCTTCCGGGCACGAGAGCAATGCCGCCGTCGCGGCCGCGCTGCGACCCACCGATCCCGCTCTGCTGCACTACCGTTCCGGTGGTTTCTTCCTGGCGCGGGCGCAGCAGGTGGATGGCAGTGATCCACTGCGCGACATCCTCCTCGGGCTCGTGGCCGCGACGGAGGAACCGATATCGGGTGGCAGGCACAAGGTGTTCGGCCGGCACGACCTCAACATCATTCCCCAAACCTCCACCATCGCTTCGCATCTCCCACGCGCTGTCGGTGTCGCGTTCTCCATCGCCCGGGCCGCCAAGCTGCGCGTACCGTCGCCGTGGCCGGCCGACGCGGTCGCGGTGTGCAGTTTCGGGGATGCGTCGGCGAACCACTCGACGGCGGTCGGTGCGATCAACACCGCCGTCCAGTCGGCGTTCCAAGGGTTGCCGCTCCCGCTACTGCTGGTCTGCGAGGACAACGGGATCGGCATCAGCACGAAGACACCGCCGGGGTGGATCGCCGCGAATTTCGGGAACCGGGCGGGGCTCGCGTACTTCGAGGCGGACGGTTTCGACCTGCCGGCCACGTACGCCACGGCGACGCGTGCCGCCGACTGGGTCCGCAGGAACCGCAAGCCCGCGTTCCTGCACCTGCGCACCGTCCGGTTGATGGGTCATGCCGGATCCGATCTGGAGTCCGCGTACCGGACGTCCGCCGAGATCACCGACGACTTCGACCGCGACCCGGTGCTGTGTACCGCAAGACTTCTGATCGACCACGGCCACCTGAGCCCCACCGACGTCCTCGCGCGCTACGAGGACAAGCGCACCGAGGTCCTCCAACTCGCCCGGGAAGTTGCCGAGCTACCTCAACTGAACAGCCCCGCCGCGGTGATGAGGCCACTCACCGACAGTGCCGACCAGGCCGCCGCGGCCGTGCCGGAGCGTGTCGATCCGGTCCGGCGCGTGGAGTTTCTCGGATCCCCGCTGCCGGAGGAGGAAGGCCGGCTGACCCTCGCCCTGTCGATCAACCGTGCCCTGCTCGACGTGCTCGCCCGCTACCCCGAGGCGCTGGTGTTCGGTGAGGACGTGGCCCGCAAGGGCGGGGTCTACGGGGTGACCCGCGGCCTGATGAAGAAGGCCGGGTCGGCGCGCGTCTTCGACACCCTCCTCGACGAGCAGGCGATCCTCGGGCTCGCGCTGGGTGCGGGGGTCTCCGGCCTGTTGCCCATCCCGGAAATCCAGTACCTCGCGTATCTCCACAATGCGGCCGACCAGATCCGCGGGGAGGGCGCGACGTTGCAGTTTTTCTCCGACCGTCAGTACCGCAACCCGATGGTGGTGCGGATCGCCGGTTACGGGTATCAGAAGGGATTCGGCGGGCATTTCCACAACGACAACGCCGTCGCCGCACTGCGCGACATCCCCGGCGTGGTGGTGGCGTCGCCGTCCCGGCCCGACGACGCCGCGGCGATGATGCATACCTGTGCGGCGGCTGCCCGGACCGCCGGCACGGTGTGCGTATTCCTGGAACCTATTGCGCTGTACCACACCCGGGATCTGTACGAGGACGGAGACGGGCTGTGGTTGACCGCGTATCCGGATCCCGACATCCACGTGCCGATCGGCTCGGCCCGCACGTACGGTGAGGGCACCGACCTGACCATCGTCACGTTCGGTAACGGGGTGCGCATGAGCCTGCGCGTCGCACGCCGGCTCGAACAGGCGCACATCGCTGCGCGCGTAGTGGATATTCGCTGGCTCGCACCGCTGCCTGTGCACGACATCGTCCGGGAAGCGAACGCCACCGGCCGGGTCCTCGTCGTCGACGAGACCCGCCAGTCGGGGGGTGTGTCCGAAGGTGTGGTTGCCGCGTTGGTCGACGACGGTTTCACCGGGGCGCTCGCACGCGTGACGAGCGACGACAGCTTCATCCCCCTCGGCGACGCCGCACTCGAGGTCCTGCTCTCCGAGGAGACCATCGAGGCCGCGGCGGTCAAACTCGTGAGCCGGTAA